A stretch of the Rosa rugosa chromosome 5, drRosRugo1.1, whole genome shotgun sequence genome encodes the following:
- the LOC133708030 gene encoding peroxidase 57-like, whose protein sequence is MKKGSSHQSIYILSIDIEMVRPLIAATILTFTLFAIVILPSEAQGQGRGNDLQVGFYASGCPKVEDIVAEVVARVHEQDPKLPPALLRLFFHDCFVKGCDASILLDATSSGEPIEKASTANGETVLRGLEVVDEIKAQVEQECPKTVSCADILAFAAREAVYLAGLPRHNVPAGRRDSRTSRASDVDVNLPTPATPLEDIINMFTRRGLTKEDMVVLSGAHSIGKAQCTQFTDRLYKFTPAVPRDPSLNPTYADELAGKCPAEQPPGQALRFMVDFDPTTPLVLDNQYYLNLQKGRGLLQSDQLMATDSGTRPIVDQMAASNEAWGKRFIRAMIKMGRINVLTKNEGVIRTNCRAYL, encoded by the exons ATGAAAAAAGGCAGTAGTCATCAATCAATTTATATACTGAGTATTGACATAGAGATGGTTCGTCCTCTAATTGCCGCAACTATCCTCACCTTCACCTTGTTCGCCATCGTCATCCTTCCCTCCGAGGCCCAGGGACAAGGCAGAGGGAACGACTTACAAGTCGGGTTTTACGCTTCCGGTTGCCCCAAGGTTGAGGACATTGTTGCTGAGGTTGTGGCCCGTGTTCATGAGCAAGATCCCAAGCTCCCTCCTGCCCTTCTCCGCCTCTTTTTCCATGATTGCTTTGTCAAG GGTTGTGATGCCTCGATCCTGTTGGACGCGACATCATCTGGTGAGCCTATAGAGAAAGCATCAACAGCTAATGGTGAAACAGTACTTAGAGGTCTTGAGGTTGTTGATGAGATCAAGGCCCAGGTAGAGCAGGAGTGCCCCAAAACTGTATCCTGCGCCGACATATTAGCATTTGCTGCTCGGGAAGCCGTTTATCTCGCCGGCCTACCCCGTCATAATGTCCCAGCCGGTCGCCGTGACAGTAGGACTTCACGTGCTTCTGATGTCGATGTCAACCTCCCTACACCTGCAACGCCTCTGGAAGACATTATAAACATGTTCACAAGAAGAGGCTTGACGAAAGAAGATATGGTTGTCTTGTCCGGTGCACACTCCATTGGCAAAGCACAATGCACCCAATTTACAGACAGACTATACAAGTTTACCCCAGCTGTGCCCAGAGACCCTTCCCTGAACCCAACCTATGCTGATGAGCTAGCAGGAAAGTGCCCAGCAGAGCAGCCTCCGGGGCAAGCATTACGTTTTATGGTGGACTTTGATCCCACAACACCACTTGTCCTCGACAATCAGTACTATCTGAACCTGCAGAAAGGGAGAGGCTTGCTTCAGTCGGATCAGCTAATGGCTACTGATTCCGGCACCAGACCAATTGTGGATCAAATGGCTGCTAGCAATGAAGCTTGGGGTAAAAGATTTATCAGGGCCATGATCAAAATGGGAAGAATAAATGTCCTCACCAAAAATGAAGGAGTGATAAGGACAAACTGCCGGGCGTATCTCTAA